DNA sequence from the Nicotiana tomentosiformis chromosome 3, ASM39032v3, whole genome shotgun sequence genome:
GTCcattcgaatttgattgtacccggagtaggcgtcgagaaaaaTGAGTATCTCATGTCCGGCCTTCGCATCAATtattcgatcgatgttaggcaaagggaaagaatacTTGGGACACGCTttatttagatctttataatctacacacatcctcagtttatttcctttttaggcactaccactacgttatCTAACCAATATGagtatttaacttcccggatggaacctattttcagaagtttggatacctcatccttgatgaatgcatgtttgatCTCAGACTGTGTCTTTCTCTTCTGCTTAACTGGATGGAACTTcagatccaagcttaacttgtaaGTGGTttcctccggtgggatccctgtcatgtctagatTGGACAAGGCAAAACAATCggcgttagctttaagaaaatcaataagttttttcctgtgCTTGGGAGTTAACCCTGTACCCAGATATACCTTTCGGTCCGgtaggtgctcgatcaatataacttgCTCCAACTCCTCGATCATTGATTTGGTGATTTCAGTGTTATCGGGTGCTATGAATGTTTTCGAGACGCTGTAATCATCCCCATCATCCGCTCTGTACTCCTTCTGTTTTTCTAGCTCGGCGGAGGCCAGTATCATTGATTGCTATTTTCTCTCTTCTTTGTTTGGTCGGTTCCACGCTTTTTGATGTTGAAACCGACGGAATCAGAACTACTTCATCAACAACGAACATTTCCATTGCGGTCGGTTGTTCTTCATAGATCGTTTTGACTCCTCCCAGAGTGAGAAATTTCAGCGCCTGGTGTAAGTTCGAAGGCACCACTCTCATATTGTGAACCCACGACCTTCCAAACAAGgtgttgtacctcatatcccttTCGAAGACGTAGAACTTGGTTTCTTGGGTGGTCCCGACAATGTTTACTGGTAAAGTTATCTCACCTTTCGTGGTCTCGTacgccatgttgaatccattcaaTATCCACACCGCCGGTACGATTAGATCATGTAACCCTAGTTGCTCTTCGACCCTctatctgatgatgttggccgaactacctggatcaataaaCACATGTTTAACCCGAGATTTATTAATAAGTACAGATAGTACCACCACATCGTTGTGAGGTTGTACGATGCCCTGGCGTATTCGTCGCTAAACAAGATAGCCCCTTCCGGGATGTAATCCCGGGTGCATTTTTCTCTCGTGATAGAAACTTTTGTGCGTTTTATCATCGGCTATTGGGGGACATCAACtcccccaatgatcatgttgattacGTGCCGAGGCTCCTCTTGTTCGACCTATTTGTTGGCGTCCCTATTTCTCAAGTGGTTTTTCGCTCGCTCGATtaggaattctcgaaggtgcccgttGTTGAACAATCGAACAACTTCTTCTGTTAACTGTCATTTATCTTTGATCCTATGACCGTGAGTACCGTGATACTTAGACATCAAATTAGGATCTCTCTGGGCAGGGTCGGATTACAACGGTCGGGGCCACTTAGTCTCTTTGATGCGCCCTATGGCTAACACTATGTTTGCAGTGTCCACGTTAAAATTATACTCCGATAATCTTTGTGCTTCCTTATTACCGAGCGACTTGTCGAACCCGCTCTTTCTCACCAGGACGCGACCGCTGAGTACTCTATCATTTATCTTCTCGTTCCTTGTCGGGTGGCGCCCGGGTCCACTTCCCCTTTGATTCACATTGTATAGCTGATATCGATCTCGGACTGGCCTTGGCTCCTGATCAATGGTTCTCTTAGACCTGTCATCGGTCCTGATGGGGTAAACAGATCCCAAAGGGGCCCCGagttggtcgtcttcgaccctgatcttcgattgatatctgTTGTAGACGTCAACCCAGATGACCGCTAGGTACTCCGCCAAGTTTTGCCTTAGCTATTGGGAGGCCAcagaatttcgagggttgagcCCTAGAGTAAATACCTGAACGGCCTAAGCATCCGtaactggtggtagatccatctgttccatctggaacctcgatacaaactctctgagcatctcgttatctctctgtttgaccttgaaagatctgacttcctggtctcgaccttgatgtcTCGGGCATGGGCCTTCACGAAAGCATCTACAAGAATATAAAACGAGTCGATATAATTCGGAGGCAAGTTgcggtaccatatcattgctctctTGGACAAGGTTTTTCAAATTTCATCAGCAACGACGACTCGATTtcgtcgtcttccaagtcattccctttgatcACACAaatataagaggttacatgctcatttggatatgtggtcccattatacttgggaatgtCGGGCATTCAAAACCTCTTTGGGGTTGGCTTTGGTGCCACGCTCGAGAAAAAGTCTTCTAAATAAACATTTTGGAGTCTGGTCCCTTCAATATCAGAGGCTCTCTCGGGATTTGATCGGCCCTGGAGTTGTACGTCTCCACCTTCTTGTCCTTGGCCTTAATCTTTTTCTCGCATGACTCCACCCGTTTTGTCAATGcttcgagcattttcattacctcGAAAGTTTCCCCGAGCCTAAATTCACCCGGTTCCACGACAACTTGTTCAACCATTCGAGTATTTTCCCGGGACTGCTCGGGTTCGACCATGTTAGGGGTGTGGCTTTGATTTTGTAACTGCGCTATCACCGCTTGCTGAGCctacaacatttcgaaaatcaatcGCAGGCTCACCCCTTCACCTTCACCTTCGGGTACCTCTCGAGCCGCTGGCTGGGGTCCTCTGCGAATGCTGTTTTAGGGATCAGTCGGTAGATTGATGTTGATAGCCACCTGCGAGTTAGCATCGACCAGGGCGGCGGCTGGGACACCATTGGGATCGACATGAGGCACATTAATGCTAGGCATCACATTATTATTCTTACCATGATAGCCTAACTCAACGTCAATGTTCAAGTGAGCAGAATGAGAAGGCTAACCTGGAATCAAAACTTCAacaaacaagcgtaaaatagggtgtgttaaggagattcgtatcaaatcatcactattatccttagccccacagtggacgccaaactgttcacccttaaaaatgagtaacaattaaatttatacgcgatttaaaagatatgtgatttaattcaatacgaatgaTTATAAACAACAAGTAAATaagttaaagataaaataaataatcaaaccaATCACAATGTGATGATCAAGCCTGATCTTAGTTGAATAGTTAAAATCGTTCTCGATCGGACCCTCAATACAAGCTCAGTCGCGAATAAAGAAGAGGACAAATGAAGAACACTTTGAACAATAGTTAGAagacaaaaataaacttttattgcCTTGATTTGCATGTCACAATATGTAAGAAGcattcccctttatatagtaggggaatttcagtcctagtacaagtctataaaaatcttctttttctaGTAAATGTCGATCCGCAGTTGATATCGGACGGGATTCGCGCCCTAATATCATGTTCAGGGCAAATATTACGTCCCCCTACTCGTCATGCATAACCGTCCTCCGCGTTTCCCGAGGTCCAGAAACTATACTTGGTCTAGGTCCGTTGCTTCACCGTGCCCTATCCCATATACATCGTTCATTCCTCTCGGGTTTCGATACGACGGGTCCTTGGGCCTCGCTTATAATCATGTCATGTCGTGCTTCCCCTTTGTTTTCTCATCGGGGAATCGGGAAAACTCtgcccccgattttacccgtacacattGCCAAACCCTTGATTCTCTTTTCCCCGATAATTGATAGTGGTAAGTTTTAAACTAAGGAAATTTGTTTGTTTTGATACATTTGAGGAGTAAATAATGTGATAATCTTATTTAAAAGTTCGAGctgttaaaaataatatatttttgttAGTTTAATTATATCTTCGACTGTGATTACCCAAAATGTcattatttttattgaataactaattctatattctaagacctcgaaaagcactatttatcattcctcgacttacgtgcacagtccgtaaaattttctggaaagtttttatgtgaaaaatggattaaaatgtaaattagagctttaaaactcaacggagttgactttggtcaacattttgagcaaacggactcggatcaatatttcgacagttccggtaggtccatatcgtgatttgggacttaggcgagatatagaattttgatgaaaaattaaaagtttatgtTTAAATATTGaacggatgtcaaattatgtgcaaacgaccccgaaatagaattttgatgattccaacagctcagtatgttgattttggacttaggagcgtgatcagaattttatttgaaagtccgtagtgaaattaggcttgaaatggctaaaataggaatttaaatcttggaagtttaaccggggagttgactttttgatatcggggtcggaatccagttctgaaaatattcacagcttcgttatgtcatttatgacttgtgtgcaaaatttgaggtcaatcggacttgatttgataggttccggcatcgaatgtagaagttaaaaattcttagtttcattaagcttgaattggggtatgattcgtggttttagcattgtttgatgtgatttagatgttcgactaagttcgtatgatgttttaggacttgttggtatatttggttgaggtcccgagggcctcgggtgagtttcagatggttaatggatcaaaaattggacttaaacagctgctgcaatttttctcttctgctggaaattctgggttgtgatcgagcccaagatcgagctcccaagatcgagctcccatgatcgagctcccacgatcgagctcccaaaatcgagctcccgagatcgagctcccgagatcgagctcccgagatcgagcttccctgatcgagctccctgatcgagctcccctgatcgagctccctgatcggacttgacagatctgtaagttataaaaacagaggcattcgacctatttgccatttttgacaaacttgagcttgaggagaggcgacttttgatagattttcaaggaaagacatttggggtaagtgattccaactcggatttggtctatatacacaaatacatcattattttcaccatttaattagggTTTTgtgattgaaatttggaaaattttagaaaactcgtagaaataaatttttgagatttcggtatcgattcggagtcggatttgagtaaaactggtatggttggactcgtaattgaattggttgtcggatttcataactttcgccggattccgagatgtgggcctcatggacgaattttaattaatttcggaatttttattgaaaatgtagtatttcttatagaattgattcctataaattttagtgatcgtatcgaattatttatggttagattcgagccaatcaaagttggataat
Encoded proteins:
- the LOC138908139 gene encoding uncharacterized protein, whose product is MILASAELEKQKEYRADDGDDYSVSKTFIAPDNTEITKSMIEELEQVILIEHLPDRKVYLGTGLTPKHRKKLIDFLKANADCFALSNLDMTGIPPEETTYKLSLDLKFHPVKQKRKTQSEIKHAFIKDEVSKLLKIGSIREVKYSYWLDNVVVVPKKEIN